The following nucleotide sequence is from Corylus avellana chromosome ca7, CavTom2PMs-1.0.
GCCATTTGTTGTCTCTCGCAGTCAACAACGCCATTTCTACCTAGCCGTGGACAGGCTCCGATTCaaaatggtttttgttttcttcttcttaatcaCTTAGAACTTCTCACTTCTCAGTATCACAATTTATACATTACAATGAAAACCCAAGTCAAAActaaattatttgatttgatgGTACGATCGAATTTGGCGCAGGAGACGTTGGTAGACTTGTTGGGCGTGGTGGGACGGCGTCACTCCCTGCCGACGGTCGTGTGCTGCAGCTCGCGCGACGAGCTTGACGCCGTATGCTCCGCCGTCTCCAACCTCCCCTTTATCTCTCTATCCCCTCTGGTACTTTTCTTTGATCTTTAACTTGTGCACTTAATTTTATGACTTTTGTTGATTTATGCATTCTGGGTCAGCAgtgttgctatatatatatatatattcttttttctcgTTGCGCCTGTATTTGTATTATGAAATCTAATGAGCAAGTAGTAACGATTGAAGGGTGTTTTGCTGTAGTGAACGTAATTCATGTATTAATGATCTCTTTATTTTTGGGTAAGGGCTCATGGGTCGCTTCGTTAAAGATTCTTTACGAATGGAATGTGAAATTGGGATGAATTCGTGTTTGAGCTTGATAGTGTGAGCAAACCTTGTTACATATATGATCAAGTCATTGTATAACATTAGCAGTTTAGCACGCTCTCTCATGTTGCTTTTGTACCTAATGCTGTTTGGTTTTATTCATATCTCATGACAAACTCCCAACAGGTGTAGGACCAATTTTTGCCACGCAGTTGAAGTATTACTTTCAGGGATGTTTcctatttttaatattaaatttaccCAATATATTGTGAAACACATACATGACCCTCCCTCCtccctctttcttcttttttgtttctacATGTGCTGTTGCATTCTCTGTTGATGCATTCATTTCGGAGATGTTGTAAACTTGTTGGCCATCAGCACCCGTGTTTTCAGGGTTTGAAACTTGGGAACCATTCATTTGCTAGAACTTTGAATGTTTGCTAATATACCGTGCATATTGTTTTCCATATGCCAGTACAGTGACCTTGCTGAAGCAGAACGTGCTCTAGTTTTGGAGAAATTTCGGCAAGCCACAATGAACTGGAACCAAAATGTCAGTGTGCAATCAGGAGATGACAGTGAAATTGGAAAAGATGAACAAAAGTCTCATATGATAGTTGTGACTGATGTTTGTCTCCCACTTCTTGCTTCTGGGGAGTTGCCCATTTCTGCTCGTGTTCTGATAAATTATGAGTTACCAACAAAGAAGGTGCAGTCTGTCCTTCCTTCATAACTTGATAAGTGGAACAATTCCATGCCTTCATTTGTACAATCTCTTGAAGCCAATTTTCTCGACTGTTCATCACTTCTTATGAAAGATGTCATATCATGTTCTTGTGCAAATATACTTTGAGCTTGTTTGACCTTGCAATGATCCTACAGATCAGAGCTCTTTTCAATAGATTGCAATTATAATGCcaacttttttgttgtttgcaCACAAATTGTCTGTGTAATTGCATGTTTTAGCACCCCAGACTACCACATCTCCAAATGACTGAACGACAGCGTGTGCAGTTTTTCCCTCTTAATCTTCCACTTGGTGGGGTTGCGCCCTATTTTGCAGAGGATATTGTCTCTATGAAAATTGATATATCATCCTAGATGTCATACAGCATCCAAAGTCTTCTTTCTGTGTGGTGCCTTGAGAGGTCTTTAAAGGGTGTCTACAGACTAGCTGATGACAATCTACCTAATGTTTTGCCATCTGCGTTTATAACACAAGAAGTAAAACacagaaagaaaacaattatttttttattttttttattttttacgttGGAGAACCTCTTCAAGGCAGGGCCCTTtggacccacccctgcagagtaaacttCAGTCCTGTGCACCGCACCCTCAGAAGTTTTACTATACGGAACTGGTTTAATCACTGGCTTTCACCAGGGGTGTGGCTCCAagagattgtttgcacccatgagaTGTTGAActttggaccttgaagggagcaaactTTAAGACCAAGGCTTcaaccacttgggccaaccccttgggttTCCTAGGCTACTTCATTTTCCATCCAAAAGTCGACCCATACTTAATAATTCCTCATATGTTGTGGCGGTTTCTTAGCCATCACCCTCGTGATCGCTAAAGACTGAGAttctatattattaaatatcTTTAATGCATGTGGatgtgttttatttgtttccAGTCATATGCAGTATGCATGGGTTGGGTTGTGACCTTTTTTCCCATGTTGTGTGTGCCCGGCTTGTAGGAAACATATATGAGGCGCATGGCAACTTGTCTGGCAGCAGGTTCTTTCACCTATGCCATAACATTTTACTCGTCAGATGGCATGGATTTTTGCATTCGCATTCTGACAATAACTTAATATAAATATCTGCAGATGGGATTGTAATCAATATGGTTGTTGGGGGTGAAGTGGTCACCCTCAAAAACATAGAAGAAAGCAGCAGTCTTGTCATAGCAGAAATGCCCATAAATGTGAGTTCCTTGCTTACCTTGTGTTCCTTTATTTATGCTCTAGAAAACGTCTTTTGACAAACATGAATCTAAAGCACAAATAATTGCAACTGATGGAGTCCCCTTTAATTTTTTCGAGTAAAAGTTAAATGTAAATCTATCAATAGTTCATTAAACTGGACCATATTTATGTCCTATTTTTGGACCTTAGAATTCTTTTTTTCCACTGACGTGTTGTCACCTTctatttcttgttgttttctgGGTCTGAGATGGCTTTGAAATTTGGTCTACTGCAGATCTCTGAGATTTTGTGAAGATGTATGGTCTTTTGCGATGCCAGAAACATGTCAAAAGACTTGATTCCTTGTACTCTTTTAATTGTTGAAGCATGTGATCATATTTCAGTGAGTACTCGGAacaatattgatttttttgtctGAATTGTTCAGCTTATTAAAAAACGATACCAAGTTATTTTGTACTTTAGATCTGTTATTTTAGCCagaaatatggaaggaaagaaGAGAATAAACATAATTTGGTTCGGGGACAATATTCATTCTAAATTAGAAATTTTACTTTGAGGACTGCTGTtggttaagtctaatcttaatcatgtgtatataagctcttgaaCACCTTCCCCTTACAAGCCGGTTTTCAATAGTGAGTTCTACCCAAGATTTGTATaatttggtatcagagttaAACACCACATCACAAGTTTAAGTCATGGAGGGGGTGACCTATGAGCTGAGTTAAAATACTGATGGGTGAGTGgagttttcaaaaaagaaatagctATTATCGAGTCAGTGTCGATAGAGTACTAAGCCGCCGTCTGCAGAAGTGTAGTGATATGTTGCGATTTTGTGTCCCATATGGGTTAAGTATAATTTTAATCATACTTATATAAGCTCTTGAAGTCCTTCCTTTACAAATTGATTTTCCAAGAAATGTTCGAGTCTCTGACCTATTTCTTTTGGCATAAGAATGCTACGTGAGGGTAATAGTATTTGATTAGCCAAGAGTTTAGTTaagttttaacaattttttttagctattcactttttaaaaatatttttgtctcataaaatatattttttttttggagaaattaCGATTACTTCTTCCAATTATCACCTCAATTGCAATATATATTGcctataaactaaaaaaagttCGTAATGTTTTTCCTGAACTATTTGCCCCTTTTACTTGGCCCTAGCATTAAAAATGGTTTTGTTAAATCTGACGAAAATGCATGTGACCCAAAATAACCATAATACCCTtgtaaatttttgtttcttttcgaGAAAAAGGCACCTTGGTCTCtacttattaaattttctttaatttaaggACATTTGGGTATTTTCGTATATTTCGGGCTGAAGCTCTCCAAGCCAATACCTAGGAAGTTGGAACGCCCCTATGAGCTAGAAGTTAGGTTAGAGATGAAATGACGTGGTTTTGGTAAAATATgcctttatttaaaaataaataaaacacctCTATATACCGGTGtctaagcaaagaaaaaaagaagaagagctaCTGTAACGTCAATTCTTAAAATTGTCGTCGATATTTCTGCATTTATGAGAAAATGCTAGAGTTGAAATAATGGGTGGTTGCTCGCTAGCAGTACTGCAGCCTATGGTTGAAGTAAGATTTTCGGCAGCCTTGGGTCATCTCAGCGCCTGCCAAAGTTGACgtggccaatttttttattttatttttatctttttaaataacgtcagatattttgcttgcatcttttctttttttttttttctttttttttgtttttcaaattgaagaaaagagatattaaaagaaaatttaaatttaaggtattaacactaaatttgagacattagcactaaatttatgATGATCGAATCTCTTTTGAGTAATACAATCTCTAAAGGGTTAACTTGTTATCcctagattttaattttaaatttaaaaacaagttttgaggcattaaaaattaaatattaactcataaaaatttaactaaaaaaaaaatgacaaattttttttatttattattttttaatatatgtcttACACTAGAGGCAGCCGCATAGCAGGactcattttatatatatatatatatatatatatatatatgaaacaatattattttggtgtttaaatatataaaactctaAAAATGACGTCGTATGTAGTaagttattattttctatttttttttttcattttaaaaagcGCTTAGCgtttaatattgattttttcttattcaataaCCACTTAATGTCTAGGCAAATAAAGGAGATGGTTATTCGATTTTACTAATCGTCTTAACAATTGTGGTTAATAGTTTAGTTAATAACTGTTAACCGTAATTGCCATAAAAAATGTGTAAGAAAAACATTGTTTTCCCAGCAAGTCacggttttttggttttttttgtaagtgttaaaaaaaaaaaagaaaaaaaaaaaaagaagaagagaggtgATGTCTGCCGAAAGTAGCTTGTGCTCCTAAAAGTCCTAATCGTGCAGCGCAAAAAAGTTTGATGTccgataaattttttttggagtcTTTACCTAACGGCTAACACAGCACATTAATGTAGTATGTAGTATGAGAAAAAAGCTTGCATGCCTTCTTAAAAGGCACGTGGGTGGTGCAGTGTCCAGAAGCACACGTGCACAACCCTGATAGAGACTCAAGACCCGACCCGAAAGTCAGACCCACTGTTTTGGGCATCTGCACTGATTTTGTGATTTGTTGACAGCTTTCCATGCTTTGGCATTTGCAGGGACTGCCACCAACTGTCTGAAGTCCCTCCCAGAAAATGACGAACAACCCGCATGGCCACCTCTTTATCTTGCTCACACTCGTCTCTTTCCCACCATCTAAACCCAACcaaccgagagagagagaaaaatctCTTTCCTTTGGGTTTGTTTGATTGTCATctatttttcaacattttcacGTTCATTTCCTCCTCCCTGCACGAAAGTACTGAAAGGTTCTATCAAAAAGATGTATGAGGATGCACCTTCAGCCCCATTGTTATCCTTTTACAACTCCTCGAAATTGGAGGAAAGTGCTGAGAATGATGAATTAGGTGTTGAACAAGATTCTCAATACTCCCGCCCCACTCTTTCAGAGGTTTGTTTTTGTGACGCCAGACTTCTTGTAGTTTTCTTTGCATGCTGTGCACTTGtactaattctctctctctctctctctctcaggtgGTTGAAGAGATCAAACAGCTATATATCATAGCCATTCCAATGATCCTTACCGGGCTTTTCATCTACGGCAAATCTGCAATATCAATGTTCTTCATGGGGAAGATAGGGAAGGAAGCATTAGCCGGTGGCTCTCTCGCAATCAGCATAGCT
It contains:
- the LOC132187005 gene encoding ATP-dependent RNA helicase eIF4A isoform X1; its protein translation is MAIDAIEAPSLPPSHFSQQRHFYLAVDRLRFKMETLVDLLGVVGRRHSLPTVVCCSSRDELDAVCSAVSNLPFISLSPLYSDLAEAERALVLEKFRQATMNWNQNVSVQSGDDSEIGKDEQKSHMIVVTDVCLPLLASGELPISARVLINYELPTKKETYMRRMATCLAADGIVINMVVGGEVVTLKNIEESSSLVIAEMPINISEIL
- the LOC132187005 gene encoding uncharacterized protein LOC132187005 isoform X2, whose product is MAIDAIEAPSLPPSHFSQQRHFYLAVDRLRFKMETLVDLLGVVGRRHSLPTVVCCSSRDELDAVCSAVSNLPFISLSPLYSDLAEAERALVLEKFRQATMNWNQNVSVQSGDDSEIGKDEQKSHMIVVTDVCLPLLASGELPISARVLINYELPTKKSYAVCMGWVVTFFPMLCVPGL